From Weissella diestrammenae, a single genomic window includes:
- a CDS encoding F0F1 ATP synthase subunit epsilon, translated as MAMDEHSFTVSIVTPDGVVFEYETATLVVLHTTGGEVGIMANHVPLVASLFISEVKVVDEANGQSERLAVNGGFAEFSNNTLTIVADSSEKSTDIDIERAESARERAERALQEAQSAADEHEISRAQLALKRAVTRIHAASVK; from the coding sequence ATAGCCATGGATGAACACAGCTTTACGGTATCGATTGTGACACCAGATGGCGTGGTCTTCGAATATGAAACGGCCACGTTAGTTGTGTTACACACAACTGGCGGAGAAGTCGGGATTATGGCGAACCACGTACCACTTGTCGCTTCGTTATTTATTAGTGAAGTTAAGGTTGTTGATGAAGCAAACGGACAAAGTGAACGACTGGCTGTTAATGGTGGATTTGCAGAATTTTCAAACAATACGTTGACAATTGTTGCCGATTCATCAGAAAAATCAACTGATATTGATATTGAGCGTGCTGAATCAGCACGTGAACGCGCTGAACGTGCTTTGCAAGAAGCACAATCAGCTGCAGACGAACATGAAATTAGTCGTGCCCAGTTAGCGTTAAAGCGTGCTGTCACACGAATTCATGCCGCATCAGTTAAATAA
- the atpD gene encoding F0F1 ATP synthase subunit beta, protein MSTGRVVQVIGPVVDVQFPLDSQIPDINNALIIDKGELGSLTVEVSLALGDGVVRTIAMDSTDGLQRGMAVEDTENPISVPVGEVTLGRVFNVLGQVIDGGEALGDDIERDPIHRDAPAYDQLATSTEVLETGIKVIDLLAPYVRGGKIGLFGGAGVGKTVLIQELIHNIAQGHNGISVFTGVGERTREGNDMYHEMMDSGVLKQTAMVYGQMNEPPGARMRVALTGLTIAEHFRDVNGQDVLLFIDNIFRFTQAGSEVSALLGRIPSAVGYQPTLATEMGQLQERITSTQKGSVTSIQAVYVPADDYTDPAPATTFAHLDATTNLERSLTQQGIYPAVDPLASTSTALTPEIVGKEHYEVATEVQRTLQRYRELQDIISILGMDELSDEEKTTVNRARRIQFFLSQPFSVAETFTGLQGQYVPVAETVRSFKEILEGKHDSLPEEAFRNVGVIEMAVEKAKTLA, encoded by the coding sequence ATGAGTACCGGACGAGTTGTACAAGTCATTGGGCCAGTCGTCGACGTTCAATTCCCACTAGATAGCCAAATTCCTGATATCAATAATGCGCTAATCATCGACAAAGGTGAGTTAGGTTCATTGACGGTTGAAGTTTCATTGGCTTTGGGAGATGGCGTTGTTCGTACGATTGCCATGGACTCAACGGACGGCTTGCAACGTGGTATGGCTGTAGAGGATACTGAAAACCCTATTTCAGTACCTGTTGGCGAAGTAACGTTGGGTCGTGTCTTTAACGTGTTAGGACAAGTGATTGATGGCGGTGAAGCATTGGGAGACGATATTGAACGTGACCCAATTCATCGTGATGCACCAGCCTATGATCAATTGGCAACATCAACAGAAGTACTTGAAACTGGAATTAAGGTGATTGATTTACTCGCACCTTATGTTCGCGGTGGAAAGATTGGATTGTTTGGTGGTGCCGGTGTTGGTAAGACTGTGTTGATTCAAGAATTGATTCACAACATCGCACAAGGACACAATGGTATTTCTGTCTTTACTGGTGTCGGGGAACGTACCCGAGAAGGTAATGACATGTACCATGAAATGATGGATTCTGGCGTTTTGAAACAAACTGCCATGGTCTATGGACAAATGAATGAACCACCTGGCGCACGTATGCGTGTTGCTTTGACCGGATTGACAATTGCGGAACATTTCCGTGATGTGAACGGACAAGACGTGTTGTTGTTTATCGACAACATTTTCCGATTTACACAAGCCGGTTCTGAAGTATCTGCCTTGCTTGGTCGTATCCCTTCAGCCGTTGGGTACCAACCAACATTGGCGACAGAAATGGGACAATTGCAAGAGCGTATTACGTCAACCCAAAAGGGATCAGTTACATCGATTCAAGCCGTTTACGTGCCTGCCGATGACTATACTGATCCAGCGCCAGCAACAACATTCGCACACTTGGATGCAACGACTAACTTAGAGCGTTCATTGACACAACAGGGGATTTATCCAGCCGTTGATCCATTGGCATCAACGTCAACTGCATTAACACCTGAAATTGTGGGTAAGGAACACTATGAAGTTGCAACCGAAGTGCAACGGACACTACAACGTTATCGCGAATTGCAAGACATTATCTCAATCTTGGGAATGGATGAGTTGTCAGATGAAGAGAAGACCACGGTTAATCGTGCACGTCGGATTCAATTCTTCTTGTCACAACCTTTCTCAGTTGCTGAGACATTTACTGGCTTGCAAGGGCAATACGTACCTGTTGCTGAAACGGTTCGTAGTTTCAAGGAAATTTTGGAAGGTAAGCATGATAGCTTACCTGAAGAAGCTTTCCGTAATGTTGGGGTCATTGAAATGGCTGTCGAAAAAGCCAAGACTTTGGCTTAA
- a CDS encoding F0F1 ATP synthase subunit gamma — MAASLQDIQRRIASTKKTRQITSAMQMVSTAKLSQIQRQGGSYHFYADRLHDMVAHIAKAHLANTADTLLEERDIKKVGFLVITSDRGLVGGYNSSILKELMAIIAERQLTPENVVIMAIGGNGADFFKKQGYQIVYEYRGVSDVPTFNEVRGIVETVTEMYDNAVFDELTVVYNHFLSRISNEFRAEKMLPVETDDMIDPNAGTSYTAEYDVEPSAEEILQVILPQYAQSLVYGAILDAKTAEHAASSTAMSAATDNAKEVIDKLNLQFNRARQSAITTEITEITGGMAALD, encoded by the coding sequence ATGGCAGCTTCTTTACAAGATATACAACGCCGCATTGCCTCAACGAAAAAGACGCGTCAAATCACGTCGGCCATGCAAATGGTTTCAACGGCTAAATTGAGTCAAATTCAACGTCAAGGTGGGTCATACCACTTTTATGCAGATCGCTTGCACGATATGGTTGCCCATATCGCTAAGGCACATTTGGCTAATACAGCAGATACGTTGTTAGAGGAGCGTGACATTAAGAAAGTTGGTTTCTTAGTCATTACCTCTGATCGTGGTTTGGTTGGCGGGTATAACTCGTCAATTCTAAAGGAATTAATGGCTATTATTGCCGAACGTCAATTGACCCCTGAAAATGTGGTGATTATGGCAATTGGTGGTAATGGGGCTGATTTCTTTAAAAAACAAGGATATCAAATTGTCTATGAGTATCGTGGTGTTTCGGATGTTCCTACTTTCAATGAAGTACGTGGAATTGTCGAAACGGTAACGGAAATGTATGACAATGCAGTATTTGATGAATTGACAGTTGTTTACAATCACTTTTTGTCACGGATTTCAAATGAATTCCGCGCTGAAAAGATGTTACCGGTTGAAACTGACGATATGATTGATCCTAATGCAGGAACAAGCTATACCGCTGAATATGATGTTGAACCTTCTGCGGAAGAAATTTTGCAAGTTATCTTACCACAATATGCACAAAGCTTAGTTTATGGTGCGATTCTTGATGCAAAAACCGCTGAACACGCAGCTTCATCAACAGCAATGTCAGCAGCGACAGATAATGCTAAAGAAGTGATTGATAAATTAAACTTACAATTTAATCGTGCGCGTCAGAGTGCGATTACGACGGAAATTACTGAAATTACTGGTGGTATGGCAGCACTTGATTAA